One Microcoleus sp. bin38.metabat.b11b12b14.051 DNA segment encodes these proteins:
- a CDS encoding DUF928 domain-containing protein: MTNFRLKTIAFCAILSIGGFNACQFAALGQDLPPGWGRTGKPSSQPGGPRFAPTAEDIDRPPQVPNPDPRPIRGACLTKDQLSFRALVRNNKTERTVSDYPTLFFYLPQTEAESAEFTLLDPSGKQIYQQTLAVKNLSGVIAVSIPANSNVPALEAGKSYTWNFTLICNPTDRAGDLLAIGKVERVNLSADIRSQLEQADAREKIFIYAKNGIWLDALSNLAAARRTFPTNEAIQADWESLLGSVKLSEIAKEPIVQIQPQP; this comes from the coding sequence ATGACTAATTTTAGGCTAAAAACGATCGCCTTTTGTGCCATATTGTCGATAGGAGGATTCAACGCTTGCCAATTTGCAGCTCTGGGACAGGATCTGCCACCGGGCTGGGGGCGCACCGGCAAGCCATCCAGTCAACCAGGAGGGCCGCGCTTCGCTCCGACTGCTGAAGATATCGATCGACCCCCCCAAGTCCCCAATCCAGACCCCAGACCAATCCGCGGCGCCTGTCTGACCAAGGATCAGCTAAGTTTCAGAGCATTAGTCCGTAACAATAAAACCGAACGCACTGTTTCCGACTATCCAACATTGTTTTTCTACTTGCCTCAAACAGAGGCCGAATCAGCCGAATTTACCCTACTAGATCCCAGCGGCAAGCAGATTTATCAACAGACTCTCGCGGTGAAGAATTTATCAGGAGTGATCGCGGTTAGTATCCCTGCTAACAGCAATGTCCCTGCCTTGGAAGCAGGCAAAAGCTACACTTGGAATTTTACACTGATTTGCAACCCAACAGACAGAGCGGGAGACCTACTTGCGATCGGTAAAGTGGAGCGAGTTAATCTCAGTGCAGATATCCGCAGTCAATTAGAGCAGGCAGATGCGCGCGAGAAAATCTTTATTTATGCTAAAAATGGGATTTGGCTAGATGCCCTGAGCAATCTAGCTGCCGCTCGCCGCACTTTCCCGACAAATGAAGCGATCCAGGCAGATTGGGAAAGCTTGCTCGGTTCAGTGAAATTGAGCGAAATTGCCAAAGAGCCGATCGTCCAAATTCAGCCGCAACCATAA
- a CDS encoding adenylate/guanylate cyclase domain-containing protein: MPNFLKNYYHKLGPKRWSWKNLTYSFPFADLQPLAITWLVVTGTLLGLRHLGWLQPLELKAFDVMVQLRPDPGVDPRLLVVTITDKDIHAYKRWPLSDRVLARAIASIASLEPVAIGLDIIRDIPYEPGNAELAAQLKNPKVIPITFIGDSDDDRAEPPPNIPPTRIGFNDLVHDPDGTVRRQMMFMSDGTSSHTSFAMRLAFKYFQTQNINAKFTDNQEIYIGKTLFPVLQSNSGGYQKIDDRSYQILLNYRSPTVAKAVTLTQVLEGKLDPTLVKGKIVIIGVTARTVKDIFSTPYSATPRDRRLMEGVFIHATATSQILSAVLDGTKLFWFWDEWQEILWIAVWGAASGCLAWRLENTLSFAASAIALGGILWGFTFFLFAQQGWIPIIAPTLEFVTVPAAIVTYKYHQSKQQQETVMKLLGQQTSPAIANALWKERVHLLESGLLPGQRLTATMLMTDLQGFSTICEQLPPEIVMPWLNEYLSAMAQEVQKYQGVINKFTGDGMLAVFGVPIPHTTAEEIAEDARLAVSCALAISSGLGAMNRNWLARGLPQAKMRVGIFTGPIMVGSLGGKTRLEYGVIGDSVNIAARLESCEKDRQEDTCRILIAEETLVHLQGKFEVESWGALPLKGRQEKVNVYRVLGGEISPP, from the coding sequence ATGCCCAATTTTTTGAAGAATTACTATCATAAATTGGGGCCCAAACGTTGGAGTTGGAAAAACTTAACTTATTCTTTCCCCTTCGCTGACTTGCAACCTCTGGCTATTACCTGGCTGGTAGTGACGGGAACTCTCTTGGGATTGCGACATTTAGGCTGGTTGCAGCCATTGGAATTAAAGGCTTTTGACGTGATGGTGCAGTTGCGCCCCGATCCGGGTGTTGACCCGAGGTTGCTGGTAGTCACAATTACAGACAAAGACATTCACGCTTATAAGAGATGGCCGCTTTCCGATCGCGTTTTAGCTCGCGCGATCGCCTCCATAGCCAGTCTGGAACCCGTCGCTATTGGTCTGGATATCATTCGCGATATCCCCTACGAACCGGGAAATGCAGAATTAGCCGCTCAATTGAAAAACCCCAAAGTTATCCCGATTACGTTCATCGGTGACTCTGACGACGATCGAGCCGAGCCACCTCCCAACATACCACCAACCAGGATAGGATTTAACGATTTAGTCCACGATCCAGACGGCACAGTGCGCCGACAAATGATGTTTATGTCCGATGGAACATCAAGTCATACTTCCTTTGCCATGCGCCTAGCTTTTAAATATTTTCAGACTCAAAATATCAACGCAAAATTTACAGACAATCAAGAAATTTATATCGGAAAAACTCTGTTTCCAGTTTTGCAATCCAACTCTGGAGGTTATCAGAAAATTGACGATCGAAGCTACCAGATATTGCTCAATTACCGCTCTCCTACAGTCGCAAAAGCCGTGACCCTAACTCAAGTTTTGGAGGGCAAACTAGACCCCACATTAGTTAAGGGTAAAATAGTCATAATCGGGGTTACAGCCAGAACAGTCAAAGATATTTTTTCTACTCCTTACAGCGCTACTCCCCGCGATCGCCGTCTCATGGAAGGGGTATTCATTCACGCAACGGCAACTAGCCAGATTCTCAGCGCAGTTTTAGACGGCACAAAGCTATTTTGGTTTTGGGATGAATGGCAAGAAATCCTGTGGATAGCTGTTTGGGGAGCAGCGAGCGGCTGTTTGGCTTGGCGCTTAGAAAATACGCTCAGTTTCGCGGCCAGCGCGATCGCCCTAGGCGGCATATTGTGGGGATTCACATTTTTTCTGTTCGCTCAACAAGGGTGGATACCAATAATAGCGCCGACTCTGGAATTTGTAACCGTCCCAGCAGCGATCGTCACCTACAAGTACCACCAGTCAAAGCAGCAGCAAGAAACTGTCATGAAACTGTTAGGACAGCAAACTTCACCCGCGATCGCTAATGCTTTGTGGAAAGAGCGCGTTCATCTCCTAGAGTCGGGGCTATTGCCGGGCCAAAGACTGACTGCTACAATGCTCATGACAGACTTGCAGGGTTTTAGCACGATTTGCGAACAACTGCCGCCAGAAATAGTAATGCCTTGGTTAAACGAATACTTATCAGCAATGGCCCAGGAAGTACAAAAATATCAAGGCGTGATTAATAAATTTACCGGAGATGGAATGCTGGCAGTATTTGGCGTACCAATTCCCCACACAACTGCCGAAGAAATAGCCGAAGATGCTCGCCTTGCCGTATCTTGCGCTCTCGCTATAAGTTCGGGCTTGGGAGCCATGAATCGAAATTGGCTCGCTCGCGGTTTACCGCAGGCAAAAATGCGGGTCGGAATTTTTACCGGGCCGATAATGGTGGGCAGTTTGGGGGGAAAAACTCGTTTAGAATATGGAGTGATTGGCGATAGTGTCAATATCGCTGCTCGCCTCGAAAGCTGTGAAAAAGATCGGCAAGAGGATACCTGCCGGATATTGATTGCCGAAGAAACTTTAGTACACCTTCAAGGAAAATTTGAGGTAGAATCTTGGGGAGCTTTACCCTTAAAAGGCAGGCAGGAAAAAGTTAATGTGTACCGCGTCTTGGGAGGAGAAATATCGCCACCGTAA
- a CDS encoding site-2 protease family protein yields MQTGWRIGSLFGIPLLIDYSWFIILALATREYASSYRSWGPTLSWSAGFAIALLLFASVLLHELGHSLAAISQGIKVNSITLFLFGGVASIDSESKTPGQAFQVAIAGPLVSFSLFVILGLGSQVLPQASLLAIIAERVALINLVLGLFNLIPGLPLDGGQVLKAAIWKITGSRFAGVRWAAKTGQVLGWLAVAFGLSICLLARLYGGLWIALIGLFAIRNASAYSRFTSLQEALLKTKAADAMSREFRVVDADLSLREFADRYLLEVNPFPFYIASSNGRDLGLVSIDDIRCTERSQWQIQTLHNILQPLAKTPTVSEKASLAEVINTMEARQLPRIIVISSIGAVVGTIDRGDAIKVLAKYLKPKISEADIKRSKEENSYPQGLHLSAIAKTAQED; encoded by the coding sequence ATGCAGACAGGTTGGCGAATCGGCTCTTTATTTGGCATCCCGCTACTGATAGATTATTCGTGGTTTATAATTTTAGCCCTGGCAACCCGCGAATACGCCAGCAGTTATCGCTCGTGGGGGCCGACGCTCTCTTGGAGTGCGGGATTTGCCATAGCTTTGCTACTGTTTGCTTCAGTGCTCTTGCACGAACTCGGTCACAGCTTGGCTGCGATATCCCAAGGAATTAAAGTTAATTCTATTACTCTATTCTTATTTGGTGGAGTTGCATCGATCGACTCAGAATCAAAAACTCCAGGTCAAGCTTTTCAAGTAGCCATTGCCGGCCCTCTCGTCAGCTTCTCGCTGTTTGTAATCCTCGGTTTGGGTTCTCAAGTCTTACCCCAAGCAAGTTTGCTAGCAATAATCGCCGAAAGGGTAGCCCTAATCAATCTCGTTTTGGGATTGTTTAACTTAATTCCCGGCCTGCCTTTGGACGGAGGACAAGTTTTAAAAGCAGCAATTTGGAAAATCACCGGCTCGCGATTTGCTGGGGTGCGGTGGGCGGCAAAAACAGGACAAGTTTTGGGTTGGTTGGCCGTTGCTTTCGGTTTGAGTATATGTTTGTTGGCGCGCCTGTACGGTGGCTTGTGGATTGCGCTGATCGGCTTGTTTGCAATTCGGAATGCTAGCGCCTATAGCCGCTTTACTTCCTTGCAAGAAGCACTGCTCAAAACCAAAGCAGCCGATGCGATGAGCCGCGAGTTTCGAGTTGTCGATGCAGATTTAAGTCTGCGAGAATTTGCCGATCGCTACTTGTTAGAAGTCAACCCATTTCCATTTTACATTGCTTCGTCTAACGGGCGGGATTTGGGTCTAGTGTCGATCGACGATATCCGCTGTACGGAGCGCAGTCAGTGGCAAATTCAGACGCTGCACAACATTTTGCAACCCCTAGCCAAAACTCCGACAGTCTCAGAAAAAGCGTCCCTCGCAGAAGTAATTAACACCATGGAAGCCCGCCAACTCCCGCGAATCATCGTCATCTCGTCCATTGGTGCCGTCGTAGGGACGATCGATCGAGGCGACGCGATTAAAGTGCTGGCAAAATACCTCAAACCCAAGATTTCGGAAGCTGACATCAAGCGCAGCAAAGAAGAAAACAGCTATCCGCAGGGATTGCACTTAAGTGCGATCGCCAAAACAGCACAGGAAGATTAA
- the psaK gene encoding photosystem I reaction center subunit PsaK, producing MINSSLLLAVQAGAPSTPEWSPMVGLTMIICNLLAIAIGYYGINKQHRGKGPALPVAVPGMFKGFGVPELLATGSLGHLLGAGVILGLGNAGVL from the coding sequence ATGATTAACTCATCTTTGCTGTTAGCCGTACAAGCTGGCGCACCGTCAACGCCTGAGTGGTCGCCAATGGTAGGACTGACCATGATTATATGCAACTTGCTGGCGATCGCGATCGGCTACTACGGCATCAACAAGCAACACCGAGGCAAAGGCCCAGCTTTACCCGTTGCAGTCCCAGGAATGTTCAAAGGCTTCGGCGTCCCAGAACTGCTGGCCACAGGCAGCTTGGGGCACTTGCTGGGGGCTGGAGTCATCTTGGGCTTGGGTAACGCCGGAGTTCTGTAA
- a CDS encoding phosphoribosylanthranilate isomerase, with protein MRVKICGITKLDQGMAIAALGAQALGFICVPASPRYVSPQTIRPIAEQLPQNVDRIGVFANTTIENICQVTTESNLSGVQLHGDETAEYCDRLREFLPGIEIIKALRVKNSETLASAAIYGLHVDTLLLDAYHREQLGGTGLTIDWMMLAEFEPPCPWLLAGGLTPENVLSAIDRAQGKNFSGVDLSSGVEIGPGDKDLTKVAQLFANLTQLANHW; from the coding sequence GTGCGGGTTAAAATTTGCGGAATTACGAAATTAGACCAGGGAATGGCGATCGCAGCTTTGGGAGCTCAGGCTTTGGGGTTTATCTGCGTGCCGGCTTCCCCGCGCTATGTCAGCCCGCAAACCATTCGCCCGATCGCCGAACAGTTGCCACAAAATGTCGATCGCATCGGCGTATTTGCTAATACCACAATAGAAAATATCTGTCAAGTAACGACCGAATCTAATTTAAGCGGGGTGCAGTTGCACGGGGATGAAACAGCGGAATATTGCGATCGGCTGCGCGAGTTTTTGCCGGGAATTGAAATTATCAAAGCTTTGAGAGTTAAGAACTCTGAAACTTTAGCCAGCGCTGCTATTTACGGCCTTCATGTCGATACTTTGCTGTTGGATGCGTACCATCGAGAACAACTCGGCGGTACTGGCTTGACGATCGACTGGATGATGTTAGCAGAGTTTGAACCGCCGTGTCCTTGGCTGCTGGCGGGCGGTTTGACGCCGGAGAATGTTTTAAGTGCGATCGATCGCGCCCAGGGCAAAAACTTCAGCGGTGTTGACCTTTCTAGCGGTGTTGAAATAGGGCCGGGAGATAAAGATTTGACCAAAGTTGCTCAGTTGTTTGCTAACTTAACTCAACTTGCTAATCATTGGTAA
- a CDS encoding CPBP family glutamic-type intramembrane protease — protein MLNFSAIALLDLLARRVTQAFLTLPDFHDWVVAAILALAYTAIALPIGFWSNFLKLDTVTSRSTIWAVLVGCLFSPGLSEEIFFRALILPRPSEYASELMLWFWGGGSLALFVVYHPLNALTFYPVGRSTFMNPVFLLLAAVLGVACSIAYLQSGSIWPAVALHWLAVTAWLLLLGGYRRLYG, from the coding sequence ATGTTAAATTTTAGTGCGATCGCCCTGCTGGACTTACTAGCACGTCGCGTCACCCAAGCTTTCTTAACCCTTCCCGATTTCCACGATTGGGTAGTTGCAGCTATCCTGGCCCTAGCTTACACGGCGATCGCGCTTCCCATCGGTTTTTGGTCAAATTTTCTGAAATTAGACACTGTAACCTCTAGGAGTACAATTTGGGCGGTGCTGGTGGGCTGTTTGTTCAGCCCGGGACTAAGCGAAGAAATATTTTTCCGGGCGTTAATCCTGCCGCGCCCGTCGGAATATGCTTCAGAGTTAATGCTGTGGTTTTGGGGAGGCGGGAGTTTGGCGTTGTTTGTAGTTTACCACCCGCTCAACGCCCTGACTTTTTATCCAGTGGGTCGATCGACCTTTATGAATCCAGTATTTTTGCTGCTGGCTGCTGTTTTGGGAGTTGCGTGCTCCATCGCATACCTGCAAAGCGGTTCTATCTGGCCTGCGGTGGCACTTCACTGGCTGGCTGTGACCGCTTGGCTGCTGCTATTAGGCGGTTACAGGAGGCTGTATGGTTAA
- a CDS encoding HEAT repeat domain-containing protein: MEIIGAIVGFLAGIAVAYWLVEKRLHKQKQEHLQQTRRIAQDIELAQISRQQQSGEYQQGGQEDRLRQATAEHQNSLRQATIEHENQLQQVAAQYENKLQQVRAERDTQLQEVTGAHENQLRQISQQLEVAHNTRQQESLQALQAEHENHLATVADELHHNYQGQMEQHLQNLQNEHEIRLRQTAEQYENREVEMHLTMQALQEQYESQLQAAQEQLQAHEAQMQSTIVSLQQQYESNVHQQEVPEPQLAQLDETELAQDLPQPIWQEESSELNQTEVEQDLNYTDFAEPESIDLPQQAEVEQQPEVTRQVPNYSLAQLMRSVQGQDTETRKFAASALGKFAAANAQRAEGQRAIETLGKLAQDSQPEVREAAVEALATIKSEKVIPLLQKALRDPYGGVAKLASAALNNFKFYPRTPAVKPKIINVKKPNR, from the coding sequence GTGGAAATCATAGGAGCGATCGTAGGTTTTTTAGCAGGGATAGCAGTTGCTTACTGGTTGGTAGAAAAGCGGTTGCACAAGCAAAAGCAAGAACACTTGCAGCAAACTCGCAGAATAGCTCAGGATATAGAACTAGCTCAGATATCTCGCCAGCAACAAAGCGGCGAATATCAGCAAGGAGGACAGGAAGACAGGCTCAGACAAGCTACAGCCGAACACCAAAATTCACTCAGACAAGCTACAATCGAACACGAAAATCAGCTACAACAAGTTGCAGCTCAATACGAAAACAAGCTCCAACAAGTTCGGGCCGAGCGCGACACTCAACTCCAAGAAGTTACGGGCGCACACGAGAACCAGCTCCGACAAATCAGCCAGCAATTAGAGGTTGCTCACAATACTAGACAGCAAGAAAGCCTGCAAGCTTTGCAAGCAGAACACGAAAATCATTTAGCCACAGTTGCAGACGAGTTGCATCACAATTATCAAGGTCAGATGGAGCAACATTTGCAAAATCTGCAAAACGAACACGAAATTCGCTTGAGACAAACCGCCGAGCAATACGAGAACCGCGAAGTTGAGATGCACTTAACCATGCAGGCTTTGCAAGAGCAATACGAAAGTCAGTTGCAAGCAGCCCAAGAGCAGTTGCAAGCTCACGAAGCTCAGATGCAATCTACCATCGTGTCATTGCAACAGCAGTACGAGAGTAACGTACACCAACAAGAAGTTCCCGAGCCACAGTTAGCTCAGTTAGACGAAACAGAATTAGCACAAGATTTACCACAACCAATTTGGCAAGAAGAGTCAAGCGAGTTAAATCAAACAGAAGTTGAACAAGACTTAAATTACACAGACTTTGCCGAACCAGAATCAATTGATTTACCTCAACAAGCCGAAGTAGAACAACAGCCAGAAGTTACCAGACAAGTACCAAACTATTCGCTAGCGCAGTTGATGAGATCCGTTCAAGGTCAGGACACAGAAACTCGAAAATTTGCAGCATCTGCGTTAGGTAAATTTGCAGCAGCTAATGCTCAGAGAGCGGAAGGCCAGCGAGCAATAGAAACCCTGGGAAAATTAGCTCAAGACTCTCAGCCCGAAGTGCGGGAAGCTGCTGTTGAAGCGCTAGCAACAATCAAGTCAGAAAAAGTGATTCCGCTTTTGCAAAAAGCTTTGCGAGATCCGTATGGTGGCGTAGCAAAATTGGCAAGTGCTGCGCTGAATAATTTTAAGTTTTATCCGCGCACTCCTGCGGTTAAGCCGAAAATTATCAATGTGAAGAAACCAAATCGTTAA
- the obgE gene encoding GTPase ObgE — protein MQFIDRADVQVAAGKGGDGMVAFRREKYIPAGGPSGGTGGRGGSVFMVAVESLQTLLDFQYNRIFKGQDGKKGAPKNMTGASGDDRTIEVPCGTVVYDAETQAILADLVTPGQTFCVAKGGKGGLGNKCFLTNSNRAPDYALPGKEGEHKFLRLELKLLAEVGIIGLPNAGKSTLISALSAARPKIADYPFTTLIPNLGVVKKPTGDGTVFADIPGLIAGAHEGAGLGYEFLRHIERTRLLLHLVDITDEDPIADYITIQEELKAYGRGLAERPQILAFNKVDAIDREDEEIGNAIARLKEISGAHVLMISAVSRVGLDELMQQVWLKLDEMNEVEAEALSAVGVL, from the coding sequence ATGCAATTTATCGATCGAGCGGATGTTCAAGTCGCAGCCGGCAAAGGTGGCGACGGGATGGTAGCTTTTCGCAGAGAAAAGTATATACCGGCGGGCGGGCCAAGCGGTGGCACCGGCGGGCGGGGCGGTTCTGTGTTTATGGTGGCGGTGGAAAGCCTACAAACGCTGCTAGATTTTCAGTACAACCGGATTTTTAAAGGTCAAGACGGGAAGAAGGGCGCGCCAAAAAATATGACTGGGGCTTCTGGGGACGATCGCACGATCGAAGTTCCCTGCGGTACAGTAGTTTACGATGCAGAAACTCAGGCAATCTTAGCAGATTTAGTCACGCCCGGACAGACTTTTTGTGTTGCTAAAGGTGGCAAAGGTGGTTTAGGAAATAAGTGTTTTTTGACTAACTCTAACCGCGCGCCCGATTATGCGCTGCCGGGAAAAGAAGGAGAACATAAGTTTTTGCGTTTGGAATTGAAGCTGTTAGCTGAAGTGGGAATTATTGGTTTACCTAATGCTGGGAAATCAACTTTAATTTCGGCTTTGTCAGCGGCTCGCCCCAAAATAGCAGATTATCCGTTTACAACTTTAATTCCGAATTTGGGCGTAGTCAAAAAACCGACCGGCGACGGTACTGTTTTTGCTGATATTCCGGGCTTAATTGCCGGGGCTCACGAAGGTGCGGGTTTGGGTTACGAGTTTTTGCGGCACATCGAACGAACTCGGTTGTTGCTGCATTTAGTCGATATTACTGATGAAGACCCGATCGCAGATTACATCACAATTCAGGAAGAATTGAAAGCTTACGGGCGAGGTTTGGCGGAGCGGCCGCAGATTTTGGCTTTTAATAAGGTAGATGCGATCGATCGAGAAGATGAAGAAATTGGAAATGCGATCGCCCGATTGAAAGAAATCAGCGGTGCTCACGTGTTGATGATTTCGGCGGTGAGTCGAGTTGGGTTGGATGAGTTGATGCAGCAAGTTTGGCTGAAACTCGATGAGATGAACGAGGTTGAAGCGGAGGCGCTCTCAGCAGTCGGAGTCTTGTAG
- a CDS encoding Mo-dependent nitrogenase C-terminal domain-containing protein, with product MLLTRPLQAFRAIFRHKPSTNRSIDQKSSKNYLEGNIYPAPNLELDWYIQLEMLMSNAKSNCTNEEITAWLRGLLTIAWADGNFDENEQKMIANLTQDELHPVSLEAGFEPIAAEELAAVLGKGTANGENFLRTAVMVALADGTYSLSEDEVLYKFCTALGHKVEAIESLRHTIEDSRYEPQGPSTETAVSLNAASPLISGRPQPHQKNVLQPVKDWLDAWEVHDPRVARFVCKMIPPQCPFERDVVLFGRKIVHIPPMCKLNPLYEQLVGMRFRALCYLADDCHEDVSSYC from the coding sequence ATGCTTTTAACACGTCCACTACAAGCGTTTCGAGCAATCTTCAGGCACAAACCTTCCACAAACAGATCGATCGACCAAAAAAGTAGTAAAAATTATTTAGAGGGGAATATTTATCCCGCTCCCAATCTAGAACTTGACTGGTATATCCAACTGGAAATGCTGATGAGTAACGCGAAATCGAACTGTACCAATGAAGAAATTACCGCTTGGCTGCGCGGATTGCTGACAATTGCTTGGGCAGACGGCAACTTCGACGAAAACGAGCAAAAAATGATTGCGAACCTAACTCAGGATGAGCTACATCCAGTATCTCTGGAGGCGGGTTTTGAACCAATTGCCGCCGAGGAACTAGCTGCTGTGTTAGGAAAAGGCACCGCCAACGGCGAGAATTTTTTGAGAACCGCAGTCATGGTAGCCTTAGCAGACGGTACGTACTCGCTGAGCGAAGACGAGGTACTTTACAAGTTTTGCACGGCTTTGGGTCATAAAGTCGAGGCGATCGAATCTCTGCGACACACCATCGAAGACAGCAGGTACGAGCCCCAAGGCCCCAGCACCGAAACAGCCGTAAGCTTGAATGCCGCATCACCCCTGATATCTGGGCGACCTCAACCTCACCAGAAAAACGTCCTGCAACCTGTCAAAGACTGGCTCGACGCGTGGGAAGTTCACGATCCGAGAGTTGCACGTTTTGTCTGTAAAATGATTCCGCCCCAGTGTCCGTTTGAGCGAGATGTCGTGTTATTCGGCCGCAAAATCGTCCACATTCCCCCGATGTGCAAGCTTAATCCGCTGTACGAACAATTGGTGGGGATGCGCTTTCGCGCTCTGTGCTATTTAGCAGATGATTGCCACGAAGATGTATCGTCATATTGTTAG
- a CDS encoding bifunctional 2-polyprenyl-6-hydroxyphenol methylase/3-demethylubiquinol 3-O-methyltransferase UbiG: MGAESTIDKTEYLPLVVNPDILQQAILYKVNTRVTARGELIFPCVPGMVSHYIKAIEKLFLTLDRPLPEERRDELTKLLATKLEQGYHASTASILILQYESVQPPQTGLACKVLVSTSTIGEQYKSWVDTREPPLFGPHPDAKVMATAAKLGNPDRVRILDVGAGTGRNTLPLARSGYSVDAIELTPAFAEQLKTAVTAENLPVTVTEGDVLDPLMRMKPARYQLAIAAEVISHFRDSDQVRLFLAKMCDFLCPGGILLFSTFLTIGDYQPDALVRQVAQLSWSTLFTPQELAAAMEGLPLVQISDELVWEYERHHLPEGAWPPTPWFPSWATGRDVFPMSNGRPPMELRWILCRRS; encoded by the coding sequence ATGGGCGCCGAAAGCACGATCGACAAAACCGAATACCTACCGCTGGTAGTAAATCCCGACATTCTCCAGCAAGCCATCCTCTACAAAGTTAATACCCGCGTCACCGCACGCGGAGAATTAATTTTCCCCTGCGTACCGGGAATGGTCAGCCATTATATCAAAGCAATCGAAAAACTATTTCTCACCCTCGACAGACCCCTCCCAGAAGAACGCAGAGACGAACTCACCAAGCTGTTAGCCACCAAATTAGAACAAGGCTACCACGCCTCAACAGCATCGATTTTGATCCTGCAATACGAATCAGTGCAGCCGCCACAAACCGGTTTAGCCTGCAAAGTGCTTGTCAGCACATCAACAATTGGAGAACAGTACAAAAGCTGGGTAGACACTAGAGAACCTCCGCTGTTCGGCCCCCATCCCGATGCAAAAGTGATGGCAACGGCTGCTAAATTGGGAAATCCCGATCGAGTGCGGATATTGGACGTAGGAGCCGGTACCGGGCGCAACACCTTACCGCTGGCGAGATCGGGCTATTCTGTAGATGCGATCGAACTCACCCCAGCTTTTGCCGAACAATTAAAAACAGCAGTCACCGCCGAAAACCTTCCCGTAACAGTCACAGAAGGCGACGTACTCGACCCCTTAATGCGGATGAAACCCGCCCGCTACCAGCTTGCAATTGCAGCCGAAGTCATCTCGCATTTTCGAGACAGCGACCAAGTACGGCTGTTCCTCGCCAAAATGTGCGATTTCCTCTGTCCCGGGGGCATCTTGTTGTTCAGCACATTTTTAACGATCGGCGACTACCAGCCTGATGCCCTGGTGCGACAAGTCGCACAACTTTCCTGGTCTACCTTATTTACACCCCAAGAGCTCGCCGCTGCCATGGAAGGCTTACCCTTAGTCCAAATATCCGACGAATTGGTGTGGGAGTACGAACGCCATCACTTGCCAGAAGGAGCCTGGCCGCCGACGCCCTGGTTTCCCAGTTGGGCCACCGGTCGAGATGTCTTCCCCATGTCAAACGGACGCCCGCCCATGGAACTGCGCTGGATTTTGTGCCGCCGAAGCTAA